In a single window of the Papaver somniferum cultivar HN1 chromosome 8, ASM357369v1, whole genome shotgun sequence genome:
- the LOC113304912 gene encoding putative disease resistance protein RGA3, with amino-acid sequence MERLLVSGATELVRNLGSVVTQQIGMAWGVKDELEILERTLETIAAVTTDAEKQQEEFDLVRLWLKRLKDVVYDADDVMGEFSYEAMHRSKLCGTRNKFQIFTPDSYTRDRNSVQQNRLITSFVDESSVLGRDNDKVTIINMLISSLESSSSLSMKFSVVSVVGMGGIGKTTLAQMVYKDNLIKSFFDIRVWVCVSDDFNIKKILVKIIESVTSKKCDDISNDMVLFSKVREELNNKKYLLVLDDMWNEDAEDWDKLKGLLSVGDHGSKVLITTRSNVVASVVRDITSPYILKELTDYDWVIQKEILVRLWIAEGFIYPSHGGSRISLEDAGDDYFHSLLANSFFQDVAKNELGDIETCKMHDLVHDLAESVNGVHGIKTVNSSEMESISEFRRLHLVLDKKKFSNIFKRTLGKNKKIEVRFFT; translated from the exons ATGGAAAGGTTACTCGTTTCTGGCGCAACTGAATTAGTGAGAAATTTGGGTTCTGTTGTTACTCAACAGATCGGCATGGCTTGGGGAGTCAAAGATGAGTTGGAAATACTTGAAAGAACTTTGGAGACGATAGCAGCTGTAACAACGGATGCTGAGAAGCAGCAAGAGGAATTTGATTTGGTGAGACTTTGGTTAAAAAGGCTCAAGGATGTCGTGTATGATGCTGATGATGTTATGGGCGAGTTTTCTTATGAAGCCATGCATCGATCTAAACTGTGTGGCACGAGAAATAAG tttcaaattttTACACCAGATAGTTACACTCGTGATCGCAATTCTGTGCAACAAAACCGACTAATTACATCCTTTGTAGATGAATCAAGTGTCCTAGGAAGAGATAATGATAAGGTAACCATAATAAATATGTTAATTTCATCTttggaatcatcatcatcattgtccaTGAAATTTTCTGTCGTCTCCGTAGTGGGTATGGGTGGAATTGGAAAAACTACACTTGCTCAAATGGTCTACAAAGATAACTTAATAAAAAGTTTCTTTGATATAAGAGTTTGGGTCTGTGTGTCTGATGACTTTAACATCAAGAAGATTTTAGTGAAAATAATTGAGTCAGTCACCAGTAAGAAGTGTGATGATATATCAAATGACATGGTCTTGTTTAGTAAGGTTCGAGAAGAGTTGAACAACAAAAAATATTTACTAGTACTCGACGATATGTGGAATGAGGATGCAGAGGATTGGGATAAACTCAAGGGTTTGCTTAGTGTAGGTGATCATGGAAGTAAAGTCTTAATCACTACTCGTAGCAATGTGGTTGCGTCAGTTGTCCGAGATATTACCTCACCTTACATCCTAAAAGAGTTAACAGATTAT GATTGGGTCATTCAGAAGGAAATTCTAGTTCGGTTGTGGATAGCTGAGGGTTTCATTTATCCATCTCATGGTGGGAGTCGAATATCGCTCGAAGATGCTGGCGATGATTATTTCCATAGTTTGCTGGCCAATTCATTTTTCCAAGATGTGGCAAAGAATGAGTTGGGCGACATCGAAACATGCAAGATGCATGATTTGGTGCATGATCTTGCGGAGAGTGTCAATGGTGTTCACGGTATCAAGACTGTGAATTCCAGCGAAATGGAATCTATTTCTGAATTTCGTCGTTTGCATTTAgttttagataaaaaaaaattcagtaaCATTTTCAAAAGAACTCTTGGAAAGAATAAAAAGATTGAGGTCCGTTTTTTCACTTGA